The following proteins are co-located in the Methanobacterium formicicum DSM 3637 genome:
- a CDS encoding TIGR00375 family protein produces the protein MIIRADLHIHGRYSMATSKNMTPELLSSQGSLKGLHLVATGDAFHQGWLSMIEEATEEAAEGIFRITESKKMHNEFLQEEIPEGISKNPETKLILTSEVEDSKRVHHLILIPSFEAAYQMRKKLKGNLDSDGRPRVRMSGAEIQELAIENGCIMGPSHAFTPWTSIYKEYNSIMDCYSETPDFVELGLSADTDMADRIEELQDIPFLTNSDAHSPWPHRLGREFNEINVKDLNFPSLASAIADKKITANYGFDPRLGKYHHTACTKCYQQFHPEEAIKMNMKCPCGGTIKKGVDYRVEELATWDKPHHPPHRPPYIHIMPLAEIISLTYSKGVTTKFVQRIWQELILKFGDEISALIDAPLEELVEIDPELARRIQAFRDKTLQIKVGGGGKYGELIFNEENSTKSSLDSFL, from the coding sequence ATGATTATAAGGGCTGATCTGCATATTCACGGCCGTTACTCCATGGCCACATCTAAAAACATGACTCCTGAACTATTATCATCTCAGGGAAGTCTTAAAGGATTGCATTTAGTTGCAACTGGTGATGCATTTCATCAGGGCTGGCTTAGTATGATAGAAGAAGCCACTGAAGAAGCTGCTGAAGGGATTTTCAGGATCACCGAAAGCAAGAAAATGCACAATGAATTTCTCCAGGAAGAAATTCCAGAGGGGATTTCCAAAAATCCAGAAACCAAACTAATTCTAACTTCGGAAGTGGAAGATTCCAAAAGAGTTCACCATCTAATCCTCATCCCTTCCTTTGAAGCAGCATACCAGATGAGGAAAAAACTTAAAGGAAACCTGGATTCTGATGGTAGGCCCAGAGTACGCATGAGCGGTGCTGAAATACAGGAATTAGCCATTGAAAATGGATGTATAATGGGACCCTCCCATGCATTCACACCATGGACCAGCATCTACAAAGAATATAATAGTATAATGGACTGTTACAGTGAAACACCCGATTTTGTGGAGCTTGGACTCTCTGCAGACACGGACATGGCAGATCGCATTGAGGAATTACAGGATATACCTTTCCTCACCAACTCTGATGCTCATTCTCCATGGCCCCATCGTTTGGGACGTGAGTTTAATGAAATTAACGTTAAAGATCTGAACTTCCCTTCACTAGCTAGTGCAATTGCTGATAAGAAGATCACTGCAAACTATGGGTTTGACCCGAGACTGGGTAAGTATCATCACACTGCCTGTACCAAATGTTACCAGCAGTTCCATCCTGAAGAAGCCATCAAAATGAACATGAAATGTCCCTGTGGTGGTACCATAAAAAAAGGGGTGGACTATCGTGTGGAAGAACTGGCCACCTGGGATAAACCACACCACCCTCCACACAGGCCCCCTTATATTCATATCATGCCCCTGGCAGAGATCATAAGCCTCACCTACAGTAAAGGGGTTACCACCAAGTTCGTGCAAAGGATATGGCAGGAACTCATTTTAAAATTCGGTGATGAAATCTCGGCACTCATTGATGCTCCCCTGGAAGAGTTAGTGGAAATCGATCCAGAACTGGCCCGTAGAATACAGGCATTCCGGGATAAAACACTGCAAATAAAAGTAGGTGGTGGTGGAAAATACG